A genomic stretch from Cloacibacterium caeni includes:
- a CDS encoding TolC family protein has protein sequence MDTNYKSKHRDTKNFTENTVNSNNFSVTSVVKNKSNKMKEKFLKIFTFLIFGIGFSQTPISLESAINKALDNNLAIKDGTLRVQYQEKMQRSATVIDPLMISGEIGQMNSAYVDNKFSVSQTIRLPKFYNSQKKVLAEEYKNSMLQLDVHKWQLKKEISLIYNELKYLDEKKKLLKKADSIFSQYYKRAELRLKKGESNLLEKATAENLRSQAELQLNALEKDREIALQKFNFLINDGTFYQNDKEKYTVLDINNLGENFSGNPIILKQLEQEKNIQNAKLLAEKSKLTPSFNIGYNNMSMYGTGADDKFYERSARFHSGMVGIGLPVFNSAQKSVIEAQKINQQIAENNYQLGSLQLKNQYTQNFNLYQKLTDEISYYQKTGLANSESILKTANNQYYNGEINYLEWTLLVNQAFEIENKYTDRLKELNDIIIEINALKSDN, from the coding sequence ATGGATACCAACTATAAATCTAAACACAGAGACACAAAGAATTTCACGGAGAACACCGTGAACTCTAATAATTTCTCTGTGACCTCTGTGGTAAAAAATAAATCAAATAAAATGAAAGAAAAATTTTTAAAAATATTCACTTTTCTAATTTTTGGAATAGGATTTTCACAAACTCCTATTTCGTTAGAAAGTGCTATCAATAAAGCTTTGGATAATAATTTAGCCATCAAGGACGGAACATTAAGGGTACAATATCAAGAAAAAATGCAACGTTCTGCTACAGTTATTGATCCATTGATGATTTCGGGAGAAATCGGACAAATGAATTCAGCTTATGTTGACAATAAATTTTCGGTTTCTCAAACAATTAGATTGCCAAAATTTTACAACAGTCAGAAGAAAGTTTTAGCAGAAGAATATAAAAATTCTATGTTACAATTGGATGTTCATAAATGGCAACTCAAAAAAGAAATCTCTTTGATTTACAATGAGTTAAAATATCTAGACGAGAAGAAAAAACTGCTCAAAAAAGCAGACAGCATCTTTTCTCAATATTACAAAAGAGCTGAACTTAGACTGAAAAAAGGAGAAAGCAATCTCTTAGAAAAAGCGACTGCCGAAAACTTGAGAAGTCAAGCAGAACTGCAACTCAACGCACTCGAAAAAGACAGAGAAATTGCTTTGCAGAAATTTAATTTCCTCATCAATGATGGAACTTTTTACCAAAATGATAAAGAAAAATATACTGTTTTAGATATTAACAATCTTGGTGAAAATTTCTCAGGAAATCCAATTATTTTAAAACAATTGGAACAAGAAAAAAACATTCAAAACGCTAAACTTTTGGCTGAAAAATCTAAGCTTACTCCTAGTTTTAACATTGGGTACAACAATATGTCTATGTACGGAACGGGTGCAGATGATAAATTTTATGAACGTTCGGCAAGATTTCACTCTGGTATGGTAGGAATAGGTTTACCTGTTTTTAATTCAGCACAGAAATCAGTGATTGAAGCTCAGAAAATCAACCAACAAATCGCTGAAAATAATTATCAGCTAGGTTCATTACAACTGAAAAATCAATACACACAGAACTTTAATCTTTATCAAAAACTAACGGACGAGATTTCTTACTATCAGAAAACAGGTTTGGCAAACAGCGAAAGCATCTTAAAAACCGCCAATAACCAATATTATAACGGAGAAATCAATTATTTAGAATGGACTCTTTTAGTGAATCAAGCATTTGAAATTGAAAACAAATACACGGATCGATTAAAAGAACTCAATGACATTATTATAGAAATCAACGCGCTGAAAAGCGATAATTAA
- a CDS encoding cytochrome b/b6 domain-containing protein, producing the protein MKKFTATHRIIHWVIAISMFVLLATGFLRMYWMGRKTISAAINNELAAKGLALPEESVRAIAKSIINPMFEWHVNFAYVLVFAFVLRIVYMLVKGIKFPNPFSKTASGKEKFQGTIYFIFYFLVVVEAATGMMLKFELAGENILEKAEEIHKLAIYWMPGFIVLHFVGITVAELTNKKGIVSKMIGGE; encoded by the coding sequence ATGAAAAAATTTACCGCAACACATAGAATTATACATTGGGTTATCGCAATTTCAATGTTCGTATTATTAGCCACTGGATTTTTAAGAATGTATTGGATGGGCAGAAAAACCATTTCTGCTGCTATCAATAACGAACTTGCCGCTAAAGGTTTAGCATTACCAGAAGAAAGCGTTCGTGCTATTGCAAAATCTATCATCAATCCAATGTTTGAGTGGCACGTTAACTTTGCTTATGTATTGGTTTTTGCTTTTGTTTTAAGGATAGTTTATATGCTGGTAAAAGGCATTAAATTCCCTAATCCTTTTTCTAAAACGGCTTCTGGAAAAGAAAAATTCCAAGGGACTATTTATTTTATTTTCTACTTTTTAGTGGTGGTAGAAGCTGCAACAGGTATGATGCTAAAATTTGAATTAGCAGGAGAAAATATTTTAGAAAAAGCCGAAGAAATTCACAAACTAGCCATTTATTGGATGCCAGGATTCATCGTCCTTCACTTTGTAGGAATTACCGTTGCCGAATTGACCAACAAAAAAGGAATTGTTTCTAAAATGATTGGAGGAGAATAA
- a CDS encoding efflux RND transporter periplasmic adaptor subunit — MKKIISIITITLLLFSCGKKEETAKEEFEVLAAENQITLNDNQIKNAGIEIGNLDYEDISAKIILNGSVDVPPQNLASVSAPSGGYVRFIRHMPGMHVDKGETLAVLEDPQIVQLQQDYLLAKSNLGYAQKDYARQSELNQSKAASDKAMQLAQTEAQNQNILMRGMAEKLRALGINPNNLNAGNIKRSVAVTSPVSGYISSVNVKMGQYVSPTERLFDVVNTGDIHLALKVFEKDLNKIALNQRVFAYTNQNPQKKYAANVILIGRDFQPDKSVIILCHFMEYDKSLIPGTYMNAEVETKTETGNTVPDDAVVTWEGKQYIFEEIQPKTYKMFPVTIGNSENGRTEILNLDEKAKNKKFVTKGAYYLLMGLKNVEE, encoded by the coding sequence ATGAAAAAAATAATTTCAATTATAACGATAACTCTTCTACTCTTTTCTTGTGGCAAAAAAGAAGAAACTGCCAAAGAAGAATTTGAAGTATTAGCCGCTGAAAACCAAATTACGCTGAACGATAACCAAATCAAAAATGCGGGTATAGAAATAGGAAATTTAGATTACGAAGATATTTCAGCAAAAATAATCCTCAACGGATCTGTAGATGTTCCGCCACAGAATTTAGCAAGCGTTTCTGCACCAAGTGGTGGTTATGTGCGTTTTATTCGTCATATGCCAGGAATGCACGTAGATAAAGGCGAAACCTTAGCTGTTTTAGAGGATCCACAGATTGTTCAGTTGCAGCAAGATTATCTTTTGGCAAAGTCTAATTTAGGTTACGCACAAAAAGATTATGCTAGACAAAGTGAATTAAATCAAAGCAAAGCTGCATCAGATAAAGCGATGCAACTCGCCCAAACTGAAGCTCAAAATCAAAATATTTTGATGAGAGGAATGGCCGAAAAATTGAGAGCTCTTGGAATAAATCCGAATAATCTGAACGCTGGAAACATCAAAAGAAGTGTGGCGGTTACATCTCCTGTTTCTGGTTATATCTCTAGTGTGAATGTAAAAATGGGACAATATGTTTCACCTACAGAAAGACTTTTTGATGTAGTAAACACAGGAGATATTCATCTTGCACTAAAGGTTTTTGAAAAAGATTTGAATAAAATTGCTTTGAACCAAAGAGTCTTTGCCTATACCAACCAAAATCCACAGAAAAAATACGCTGCAAATGTTATTTTAATTGGCAGAGATTTTCAGCCAGATAAATCTGTAATTATTCTCTGTCATTTTATGGAATATGACAAGAGTTTAATCCCTGGAACATATATGAATGCAGAAGTAGAAACTAAAACTGAAACAGGAAATACCGTTCCTGATGATGCCGTGGTAACTTGGGAAGGCAAACAATATATTTTTGAAGAAATACAACCAAAAACCTATAAAATGTTTCCTGTAACCATAGGAAATTCGGAAAATGGGAGAACAGAAATTTTGAACCTTGACGAAAAGGCTAAAAACAAGAAATTTGTAACGAAAGGAGCTTATTATCTATTGATGGGACTTAAAAATGTAGAAGAATAA
- a CDS encoding VIT1/CCC1 transporter family protein, with protein sequence MNLKNIQTEVDASFLYGLLAEKEEDQNVKEIFLQMSAIEKSHAVAFLQKVGLTEKDMPKPSTRAKILKKIGGILGYDYVLGVLMDTEKSLSSSIGKARVNTKTQASISDTAHVKILENILQNNPKIGGNALSRFEKRHRSVGGNALRAAVLGGNDGLISNFSLIMGVAGASSGQKEVLLAGLAGLLAGSLSMALGEWISVQSSKELYENQMSLEMDELEVNPEGELKEIELIYRAKGIPVEQAAQMATELMNDKDSAHQFLVKEELGINSEELKGSAMEAAISSFVLFAIGAILPLFPFFFLGGTPAIIASAISSSVGLFLIGSAITLFTGKSIWYSGFRQVIFGLLAAAITFGIGKLIGVSVIG encoded by the coding sequence ATGAACTTAAAAAACATCCAAACCGAAGTAGATGCTTCTTTTCTGTACGGTTTATTAGCAGAGAAAGAAGAAGACCAAAATGTAAAAGAAATTTTTTTACAAATGTCTGCCATCGAAAAATCTCACGCAGTAGCATTTTTACAGAAAGTAGGACTCACGGAAAAAGACATGCCGAAACCTTCTACAAGAGCAAAAATTCTTAAAAAAATTGGAGGAATTTTAGGTTATGATTATGTTTTAGGGGTTTTAATGGATACCGAAAAATCATTGTCTAGCTCTATCGGAAAAGCCAGAGTTAATACAAAAACTCAAGCATCTATTTCTGATACAGCTCACGTGAAAATTTTAGAAAATATTCTTCAAAACAATCCTAAAATTGGAGGAAATGCTCTTTCTCGTTTTGAAAAAAGACATCGTTCTGTTGGCGGAAACGCACTTAGAGCAGCTGTTTTAGGAGGAAATGACGGTTTAATTTCCAACTTTTCATTAATTATGGGAGTTGCAGGAGCAAGTAGCGGACAAAAAGAAGTACTGCTCGCAGGTTTAGCTGGGCTTTTAGCAGGTTCATTGTCTATGGCATTAGGAGAATGGATTTCGGTACAGAGTTCCAAAGAATTATACGAAAACCAGATGTCTCTGGAAATGGATGAATTAGAAGTAAATCCCGAAGGAGAATTAAAAGAAATAGAATTGATTTACAGAGCGAAAGGAATTCCTGTGGAACAAGCAGCACAAATGGCAACAGAACTCATGAATGACAAAGATTCTGCACATCAATTTTTGGTAAAAGAAGAATTAGGAATCAACTCCGAAGAACTGAAAGGTTCTGCCATGGAAGCCGCAATTTCTTCATTCGTATTATTTGCAATTGGAGCCATTTTACCACTTTTCCCGTTTTTCTTTTTAGGAGGAACTCCAGCAATTATTGCCAGTGCTATTTCTAGTTCCGTTGGTTTGTTTTTAATAGGTTCTGCCATTACTCTTTTCACAGGAAAGAGCATTTGGTATTCAGGTTTCAGACAAGTTATTTTCGGATTATTGGCTGCAGCAATCACTTTCGGAATCGGTAAATTAATTGGCGTTTCTGTGATAGGATAA